The Jiangella sp. DSM 45060 genome contains the following window.
CCGCTCGCCGGCCTGCTCGCCGGCGCGACGCTGGCCCTGGCCACCGGCGCCAGCGCGGCCCTCTACCTCGTCGCCGTCGCCGGGGTGCTCATGATGACGCTGCGCCGCCCGCAGCCCGACGCGCCTGCCGAAGCGAGCGCCGTGCCCGCCGGGCGGCGGCGGGGCGAGCTGGTCGCCGGGTTCCGGTTCCTGTGGCGCCAGCCGGTCGTGCGGATCCTGACGTTGTTCACGGCGGCCATGAACGTCGTCTGGGCGGTGGCGACCGCGCTGCTCGTCGTCTACGTCGTCGAGCCGGGACCGCTGGGGTTGACGGCCGCGCAGTACGGGCTGCTGCTGACGGCGATGGCGGTCGGCGGGCTGATCGCGTCGGTGCTGGTCGAGCCGCTGCGCCGGTGGGTCGGCACCACCCGCCTGATGATCGCCGACGCCGTCGGGACGGTGCTGTTCGTGGCGCCGGTCGCGTTCGACGCCGGGATCTGGGCGGTCGCGGGCGGCGCCGTCGTCGCGGGGGCGGGGTCGAGCATCTGGCGCATCCTCGCGGGCACGATCCGGCAGAACCTGTCGCCGCCGGAGCTGCTCGGCCGCATCTACTCGGCGTCGCGGATGATCAGCTGGGGCGTCATCCCGGCGAGCGCCGCCCTGGCCGGCGTCATCGCGGAGGTGTGGGGGCTGCGGACGGCGTTCGTGGCGGCGACGGCGCTCGGCGTGGCGGTGCTGGCGGCGTTCGTGCCGTTCGCGCTCCGGACCGACCTCGCCGCCGCCGTCCGGGGTCCGGCCGACGACGCGGTCCCGGCTGCGTCCTAGCGGCCCGTCGTCCGGTCCGAGCCGACAACGCGAATGCCGTACTGGTCGATGACGTGCGTGGTGTGGCCGTACTTGTCGGCATGTCCCTGGGCCACGTGCTCAGCGCTGCCATAGGAGGAGAACCTGCGGCCGGCCTTCTTGCAGACCGGGCAGAACGCCCGGTACGACGGCGCCGGGCGCGCGTCAGTGCTCTGGCCCTCAGAGGGCACCGGTCTCACCCCTGATCCTTCAACCGAGCCGCGTCCATCGTGTCCCTCCAGTCCTCTCGAACAGCGGGACGACCGTTCACCGGTGCCATCGCTCGACGGCCCGGAATGGACGCGGGCGGGCGCCGGCGATCATCGGTGGAGTCAGCCGGCGCGCGCTCCGAAGGCCTACTCGGCGAACGCCGGGTAGAGGCGGGGCGGTGGCGCGCCGGCATCGGGCCAGCGCCGCACCATCGCCTCGGCCAGCTCGGCGGACCAGAGCGCGAGGTCGGGCAGGGCGCCGGCGCGAGCCGCGAGCCGCCGGAACACCCCGAGCTGCTGCACCAGCTGAGCCCGCCGCCGCCAGCTGTCGTACACCGACTGGTCCGGCCGCGCGAGGAGTGGAAGGCGGGTCACGCGGCCGGCCAACGCGGCGGCCGCGCCGACCGCGAGCATCTCGTCGTACGCCGGCCACGCGTCGGCCGGCAGCGAACCCGCCAGCACGCCCCGGTACGCGCGGTCGGCGTCGGCGACGACGCCGGCCGGCAGGATCGACCAGTTCGGGCTGTGGTGC
Protein-coding sequences here:
- a CDS encoding MFS transporter, whose product is MRALPVSLGRSFNGLWFGTGAANLGDGMALFVLPLLAIAVDASAGGVAAVTAALTLAWPVFGLHAGWIVDRVDRRALLTTVNVVRGLVLGGVTAAFLTDALSLPLILVAAVLLGVAETLVDTALTSTIPLVVEPVGRSRANARIEATINVANQLAGPPLAGLLAGATLALATGASAALYLVAVAGVLMMTLRRPQPDAPAEASAVPAGRRRGELVAGFRFLWRQPVVRILTLFTAAMNVVWAVATALLVVYVVEPGPLGLTAAQYGLLLTAMAVGGLIASVLVEPLRRWVGTTRLMIADAVGTVLFVAPVAFDAGIWAVAGGAVVAGAGSSIWRILAGTIRQNLSPPELLGRIYSASRMISWGVIPASAALAGVIAEVWGLRTAFVAATALGVAVLAAFVPFALRTDLAAAVRGPADDAVPAAS